The Notolabrus celidotus isolate fNotCel1 chromosome 6, fNotCel1.pri, whole genome shotgun sequence nucleotide sequence TCCTTTTCCTTCCCCCGCATGTTCAGCGTAAACATCTTTTTGAAGACACGAAGCGCCTCTTTCTCCCGGCCAGCCTGGCAGACACAGAGCAGCAAATCTCAGAACAAAGAAGCTTGctgcaaaacatacaaagcaACCATCTGGAATTGAACTACCTCCATGAGGAACTTTGGGCTCTCAGGCAGCAGCAGCGCGAAGAAGAGGGCCGAGGTGAGGCTGGGGACCGAGCACAGCACCACAAAGAGTCTCCAGCTCTGAAAGGCCCATGGTCCCAGAATGTATTTCCAGTCTCTTGGAATCACCAACCAGGCCAGACCTGTAGATGTAAATACACAGATACTTCAAAACATGCAACTATTTACAGAACTCTGGGATTTTTGTCTAATTTTGTCTAAGTAGCTGCTTCGGACAAAGTATGCACACTACATTACagaaaaactctgaaaacaaaaacaagggaaGCTGTACTAACTAGCTTGGGTGTTGGGGAACACCAAAGCATGGGTTGCAATAAGTGAACttaatgcaaaataatgaaaGTGCAAATTGGGGACTGTGCAATAATTTGAATGttgaatgctgtgtgtgtttctgtgtttgtattaattatttatctttatgtttGTCTACTGTTTTCATGATTTTACTACTGCtcttttttatgcattttttgcACTGATAATGGGTTGCATTTCACTTCCAttgtacaatgtacaatgacaatacagatattcaattttattctattctcgGGAACACCCACGCATGGTTTGGCGAACAATTGGGACCATATAGTTGATCATGTAACGTATTGGTAGAGCATAGATGTTTGGGTGAGGGCGTAATGGGATGGATTCCTTCACTGAGTGCCTAAATACCTCATGTATAGTTGAAATTCTTAGACTAATACTCCATCACACTTGCTGATGttttaaatcctgttttttttaagcaatcCTGattatgttgtgtgtgtatgggggCCGTGTATGTTCCCACCTGCAGCCAATATGTTTCCTGCCATCCAGAAGGTGGCGAGGGCACTGATCATCGTGCCTCTCCTCTTTCTGGGCATAAACTCTGAGAAGTAGGAGAAGATGACAGGGATTGATCCGCCAACCCTGCAGAGGGGAAAAAACAGAGGTTACTTAAGATGCATACATAGTTAACTCAAAAGGAGATTTCAAATCTAATCCATCAGAAGAAATGCAATCTGGCTGCCTATCTGGCATCCAGAAAAGTACAGCTTTTTGTTTGATTAGAGGGCTATGAGTAaaactttacatttaatttgactCCTGTTGCTCTCTTTTGCACACTTCCCCCATGAAGGAACATGTACGTATTGAATGAAACAAACTGTGACCATTTGGTTGCAGGTTATGATCCCTCTAAGCACATTCTCCAGTAAGTGTTTGGCCAGCTAAACAAAAATTGTTCAAAATATGCAAAAGTCCTGCGCTCACCCGATGCCACTGATGAACCGCATGACCAAGAAGATGGAGAACCATGGAACCATGCTGGACAGACCTCCAAACATCCCGTTGACTGTCAGGGACAGAATCAAAACCTTGCGTCGCCCCTTCTTATCAGCCAGGTATCCCCACATGTAGCCGCCCAACATCATTCCTAGACAACAAGAAGTAAAACACATGACTCTCACAGTGGGTGTCATTTTTGCTCAAGATACCTGTTGATTGTCCTGATAATCAACCACTGCTTATTGACTTATTGATCAAAGACATTGTTCCTCACCAAGGAAAATGCTTGAGGTCAGCAGGCCCATGTCTGAAGTGCTGAGCTGCATATCACAGCGAGCTGTTGGCAGCagaaaagacacacagagaatcTCCACGGCGTCGCTGGCATTGGCCCAACCACACACCACCAGCAACCCGTAGTGGAACGCACCAAATCCTGAGAGCAACAACACAACAGAGACGGTTAACAAAGAGAGTTTAACTCCTCATGTGTTCAACAGTATAATAGATGAGGATCAGAAATCAGATCCAAAGTATCTTCAACATCATCACCTGCTGCTTCGACTGCTTCCTCGTATGTTAATCTCATTTGTTGTGAGCCCATACTACCAGTCGATGAGCTcttgtcaaaaataatgacacctgaaaaaaagaaaaaaacaaaacagttcatGTGTACAATACATTTCAGGTAAAAGAGACATttaataaaacttttaaaacctTCTTTTGTTTACACGTAAAGTCACAAACAAAGTTTTCCTGTTCAGATATGTAATGTGTGTGAGTTGCTTCTAGACTCTTTATTTACAAGCTGACTTCAGAACAGTAACAACTAGGTCGGCAGTATTATGTAATCTAATACCCTGATCAAAGGCTCTTTGTCAAAATCGAAAATACAAATTTTACTTATACTGTCTTGGTGCATATTCCTACCTaattaacaaaataatgaaaaacaaacttttctaAAGATGACCTGGGGCTTGGAAATTTTACAATACAGAAGTAAAAGTTAGTCTCTTCACTGAGCATAATAAAAGGTGCAATCTTTAGGATGCAAagttgaaataacaaaaaaataatcaaagttGAACTCTCAAAACCAAGATTTCCCTGACTCTAAACACTACATTAGTCTGGAGCTGCAACTATTAATGTCTGTATGATCATTGTATAAGCTGGTAAATATCTAAATACCTGattacaactttaaacaggTAAAACGTCAGAGTAGGGTTAAATATGTGAACCACAAGCTCTTATAATCGAGGATAAGAAAatttcatgtcttgttttgcgCAACCAAAAGCTCTAAGCCTAAAATGATCACAGCTACTATAATTAATACGATTGACAAGATGAAGTAGTGACACTTTTCCTGTCAATCTGTCAATCAACTAAAAGCAGGGCATGCAAACAGTTCACTATATCACAAAGTACTTCTTACTTATTCAACATTTagtaaataaactaaataaatactcAAATGATGAgtataaatgttcaacaataaaCTGCAACTGAGATAACACAGACCTGAGGAATCAAGACTTGGGCAGTTCAGTTCAGTTACAAAACTTATACAACAGGATaacatcaaacattttcatacaaatatatgttaaaaattcaaaattacCTAAATGTATCATTACATTGAACATTGAATTTAACATTACATTAGATATTATATTTGATATTAAATTATGAATGTATACGATAGTGTATTAATAATTGTAACATAATGGAATTATGAGTTTACAAGCAGTGTTGATGTTAAATGCTCCATTTATGTTActtattcattgttttttctttaggtAAAATGTTAAACCTCTATCCAGCTAGCTAGCCAGTAACAAGAGAAGAGTGTAATCTCCACCTCTGGCATGTAGTGAAGCAGAAGTATAAAGGTGCATAAATCGAAACAGGATACATTAAGTTCCTCTAAGTCAGGGGTTCCAAagcttttcagcccacgacccccaaaatataaatgctaaagaCTCGccacccccactgtccctcaaagtgatttaatgtggcttcatttagctggtctgcagaaaataagcctacctatatgagcatgtgggagtgtttcctgtgcctttatgaataaacctactgctactgatgcttttgataattaactgttcactaaccctaaacttaggagtcatctggcaacaaagaaaggcagaaaactcatcacattttctattttcaaggttttaattcaagtttagctaatattttttgtcaatattttttactataatgggtaaagatttactgtttttagataacttttgtcattcaaatttttttgtgcattttttcagtatttcttagttcaccacaagttaacaaattatatgcAATATCATACAGATGTACAACCTTTtaacttttgaaaatgttgtggGTTTTGCTGATGCTTGTTTAGTGTTTAAAGTGATAAATGGTCTGGCTGCTCCCCCATTAAAAGAGTTTATATCACTGCTTAAAGATAATGGAAGAGCAACTAGGACAGCAAATAGAGGTGACTGTGTCATACACCACAGATCTTCTGAATTTGTTAAATCAGCCCTCTCTATTAGAGCAACAACTGCATGGAATTCATTACTGAGTAAAATCAGATAGTGCTGCAGCTTTGCTGAATTTAAGTCCAGGATGAAATCATGGCTAAAATCAACCCAATCATGTACTCATCACACTTAAATATAACCACCTTCATAGTGTAGTGCTTTTAgctatttatattttatcattgtgttggtagttttgatgtaaatgtatccctgttgttttatagtagttatgtattattgtgtagctgtttaaattatgtattatttgtttttaacagaggcatcgcctctgtctcctgcccagggaTGACAGATGTgaattagctgctagctaactctggtacaactaaacggctgtacactgtccctgttgaaataaacaaataaataaataaataaatatatgagtaatacaaaaccaacaatgaagaataaataaatacaaaaataataattataataaataaataataataattaacagtacaaacaaaaaggaagatacacatgagaaaacaagataaataaacaaaaataaataatatatattttttttttagataacttaaaaaaaacgttCTGGGaggcatctcacgaccccccatttgtgtcacactttgggaacccctgctctaaggtAAATTGTATTACAGCACCTGCTATAAATGCAAAGTGTATTTTGCAGTGTctgtttaaagcctgaaatTAGACCTGTACATATGGTTAACATGTTGcacatctgacaacaaagatAAGCTTGTTTTGAGGCTTGAAGCAAAAATATCTGAATGCAACTTAAGGGGAAATGTGGTGAAAGTTGCTGCAGGGTCTTTGCAGCTTTCTGTTGTCAAATTTAACATGCATTAATTGAAAGCTACAGTGTCCAAACTTTTACCTTCATCAGAGTCCACCTCTGTGTCCTTAGTGTACCGGGTGAGAAGGGGCTCTCGGGCTTCAGAGTCTCCCGTGCGCCCGTGACGAGCCATCCCCAAAGTCGCCGGACGCTTCTAATAGACTCACAGACTGTCTGAGGGTTGTTTGGGTTTATTATCTAAGTGCACCCCTGGTCCAGGATCCTGTCACTGTCTCCACTTCTGGATCTGTCTCATGACTGCACAGCCTTCCTGCTAGCTAACTACCGGTTGAAGCTAAACCTGAAAAAGAAGGAGGACCAGGAAGTAAAGAGACAGCGCGGCTGGTTGGTCTACACTCCTTGTTTGAGCGTCTCCTCCGGTCAGCAGGTCTTGTTTGTACTCGATCCGGAACTACCACCTCCTCCACACAGTGTGCTGCACTGCTTTGCTTAGCTAGCTTTTTAAGTACACTGAGtctgtcctgtttgtgtgtgtgcggtgtgaTCGTGTACCTCCCCTTgtgttccaaaaaaaaaaaaaaacacacacacacacacacacacagattgaaGATGGCGACCAGCTCCGAGCGCAGTCCTCCTCCGTTCCCGGACTCCGAGGACCAAGATGTGTTGGATTCTGAAGAAGTGGGAGGCCGAGACAGTGATGAAGACGACGGGGAGCACCTCTTTATGAGCTCGGTATGCGGCTGGGGGAAGGTTTATGTCTCTGATTTACCTTCAGTGGCATTAGAAGTGGAGGAAAGGAAGCTTAGCTAACGTCAGCGAAGTGAGCTAATGAGGCGCTTTGAGCCAAACTTTGCCAAGGTAGCTCATTTTAGAGAAGGAGTAACAGTCAGGAAACCTTTAATACACGAGCAGCTGTCGTCCCAGATCATGTTATTCTACTTTCCTGTAGCTAAATTGCGAAATCAGTGAGGGAGTCTTGATGCACTGAATCTCTCCTGTGTaccttttggcttttttttaaagactgtgCTGATCTTTGACATTGTTGCAAACGCCCATGATGGTTATTGATATCTTCCTGAAAAAGTTGCAATGTGTGGCTGTGATTTACAGAGGTCGATTtggaaaatgtcacaaaatgCATGCAGTAGATACTTTCCTATTGGCACCAGCTATGTGGAGAGTGTCTTTGGCATCTCTCCCTCCAGGTTCACTTGGactaaaatcagaatcagaatcaggatcagaatcagtttttttggccaggtatgcttgaacacacaaggaatttgtccttgctaaactgtgctctctttgtacaaaggcataagaataatgcataaaaatataataataacataaactataaacacaaatgaataagaaataggcatgactaatatgtgcaggctaaaataatagtgcagtggtgagtagtgcaaaGATGCTGAAATGAACGTGaagtagttttacattaaaaaagtatatgtaggtgatagttaaatattaaaataaattcaaatatgtgaattctgcttggagaaatGTGAAGGTTAATGCCTCTGTGCAGACTTCTTAAGACCTGCATTTCAAGATAGatttaagattcaagattcaagattcaagaaagcttagCTAACGTCAGTGAAGTGAGCTAATGAGGCGCTTTGAGCCAAACTTTACCAAGGTAGCTCATTTTAGAGAAGGAGTAACAGTCAGGAAACCTTTAATACACGAGCAGCTGTCGTCCCAGATCATGTTATTCTACTTTCCTGTTGAGCTAAATTGCGAAATCAGTGAGGGAGTCTTGATGCACTGAATCTCTCCTGTGTaccttttggcttttttttaaagactgtgCTGATCTTTGACATTGTTGCAAACGCCCATGATGGTTATTGATCTCTTCCTGAAAAAGTTGCAATGTGTGGCTGTGATTTACAGAGGTGGATTTAGAAAATGTCACATAATGCATGCAGCATATACTTTCCTATTTTGGCTCATGCTATGTGGAGAGTGTCTTTGGCATCTCTCCCTCCAGGTTCACTTGGactaaaatcagaatcagagtcagaatcaggatcaggatcagaatcagaatcagaatcagttttTTTGGCCatgtatgcttgaacacacaaggaatttgtctttgataaactgtgctctctttgcacAAAGGCATAATAATAAgacatgcaattaaaaaatataaatataataataataacatcaactataaacaccaAAGAATAGCAAATAGGCATGACTGATATGTGCAGGCTAaaataatagtgcagtggtgagtagtgcaaaGATGCTGATGTATAAAAAGTACATAtaggtgatagttaaataataaaatatgtgaatTATGCTTGGAGAAATGTGAAGGTGAATGCCTCTGTGCAGACTTCTTAAGGCCTGCACTTCAAGACTCcagattcaaggattcaagaaagctttattgcaaagtgagctcgcacacacaaagaATTTGACATTGTGAATggatggaacactggtacttaacaacaagataGTAAGAACAATAAATAGAGAAACCTAAAcaaaagttctaaataaaaatactatctgtacaaagaaaggtaaagaagtaaTTTTTTAAGGACATGAAATAAGTTGAATTAGCCTAATTCAGAGTGCACATGTATtagattaatataataataaaatatgttgtgGGATAAATTACAATTTGTTCAGAGAAACTCGATAATCTTAGCTGAAGGCAAAGTGTTATATGTCAGTGgttttcctgcagcagctcgCACAAACATCAGAATTTGTGGTTTAAAAACCCACACTGATTTTTTTGAATGAGCTGTTAAAAGCTGGCTCGAGCAGCCTCCTGTCATGTGAGTGAGCTGTGGTCACATGGTCAGAACCCCGGATGTTTTTCCTCCAGTCAAAGTTCAGAGGAGAGATTGGAAAGTTGCTGTCTTTTGGTTTTCTCTGctgcagggagaaaaaaaatgcattactCAGCAGTTGTGGATGTTACACTTAACAGAGGCCTGAGCTGAGGTCATGTTTGAGCAGCATAGAGTGATACTTTTAAAGATGAAGAGTCATAAAAAAGCAGTTCAGACTGGACTTTAGATGTGCAATAGTTTagttaaacatattttataGATTTACTGTGATCACTGGGCTTTTGTGTCCTTCACTCTCAGCCATGTCAGATTAAGTTACGTATCCGTTTAATGGCTTCGTTTCCCACTGATTCTTTAAAAGAAGGTATATTGTAGATTGTTTTTCATCTAGTTGAGGTTTTATCcaggcagcaacctccggtctcaaaatatgaagcccaagcagaagtgttataaactgcatttcatcgagtgtccgcttgaggctaggGATGCAATGATTAGAGATTTTGGTGGTACGGTTAttgtgagaaaaataatcacgGTTTCACAATTATCCAGATTACTATGCGTTAGGTTTTATTTTCGGACACAGGTGTCATAAGGACGACCTCACCTGTAGAGATTGAAATAGACGCTCTCCGCTGAATGTTTATTTAGTCCCTTTTTCTTGTTGTGCCTTTTCTGCTGCACTGGACAGATTTTAATAACGCCGCCACTAAGTCGTTTTAATGTTGCATCATCATcgtcaaaacatcatctgactCTGATGGGATCTGGGGCGTTATGGAAATGGGCGAAGGACGCTGCCTtgcacttttttaaagttatatttttgacttttttgcctttattttataggacagctgaagagggacaggaaatgtggggagtagagagtgtgggaagacatgcaagagATGGTTGACCGGCtgggcgacccctgcgacaaggactgtagcctctgtacgtggggcgcttggaccgctaggccaccagtgccccatgcCTTGCACTTTTAAATGGCGGAGAAACTCCGCACAGATGTCACTCATTTTTCGTTTACAAGTTGCGCCGAGCATAATGTACCGGCCCCTTTTTGGCAGAGACATCAGAAAAACTTGGTGTAGTGGAGCCTTCACGATTAGATTAGCCGTGACACTTTTAAATGCCGTTAATAGTGAGACCGGTTAATCCCGACATCCCTAtttgaggcttgctgcagaaacaatggaaaccacatacacaccagttcaaaaaagacgatctttgcagcagaaataaacatgtttacagtctggtacacaAAACTAGTGTAGTCTGAAGAGATaatctctatcggcacacactgtacgaggggtgaatttttttttttttcgaacattacagttcagaagatattaagattccgagttttgcccaaataaggacatggctgacttgattgacagatgggCACCCTATTGCTGTCAGCAAAAAGACTAAAGgcccgcctttttacctcacactagcttgagagcagttaggttgagttcagtatttccaatatggctcccgtgatgatcggcttcaaaacagtgcttcagaaacagatgggtgacatcatggatactacgtccattatttatacagtctatgattttatcATATAGGAAAACTTGGTCAGCGAAATACTCGACGACTTGGTCTGAAGCCAAATGTAGCAGCCATTTATCCCTAACCTCTGAGTAACCATAGCAAGCGGTCATCAATACCTTCAAACTAAAATGAGCTAATTATACTACATTAAATTCCTTCAGAGTAATCTGATTTGACGAGAGGCATCACAGGACTGTTCACTCTCTGTATCACTCCGCCTCAGCCAGATGTTCTGAATAAAGTTAATTCACTTAACAGCAGACTGTTTGTTTGCTGTGAAAGTAACTGAGTCAGCAGAGAAAAGGACACTAACCTTTTTATTACTTACAGCTGCTTGTAAAACTGTTAATTAAACCACTTTAACAAATTTAAATTAACTACTTCATCTGTTCATGAATATTTTTAGCCAACGATTTCAACTTTTGAGCAGTGCAATGATAATGAATCCTTACACATGATgtatttttacatcacaaaaaccTGGAACTGACCCCGAAAAACTCATGAAAGCATATTGAGTTTCTCACCATGCATGTATCATCCAGCATAAATGGTTGCTGTATGAACATAGTCCATTTCAGCAGCTTCAGTGCTAACTTAAAACTATTGAGGCATAAGCCTCTCTTTGGCTAATTGTGTCAGTGGTTTATGCATTACTTCTAGCAGCCCTTTTAGACTTGTGTGCTGGCTTGTGTGTGTAACTTGTATTTGTATACACACActtttggtttctgaagaaaaaGACTCGTATTCTATGAAACCAACAGAGGAGATAGGAAGACAACA carries:
- the sv2 gene encoding synaptic vesicle glycoprotein 2C; the encoded protein is MARHGRTGDSEAREPLLTRYTKDTEVDSDEGVIIFDKSSSTGSMGSQQMRLTYEEAVEAAGFGAFHYGLLVVCGWANASDAVEILCVSFLLPTARCDMQLSTSDMGLLTSSIFLGMMLGGYMWGYLADKKGRRKVLILSLTVNGMFGGLSSMVPWFSIFLVMRFISGIGVGGSIPVIFSYFSEFMPRKRRGTMISALATFWMAGNILAAGLAWLVIPRDWKYILGPWAFQSWRLFVVLCSVPSLTSALFFALLLPESPKFLMEAGREKEALRVFKKMFTLNMRGKEKDFTVLGLSVSPKTDLEESKILGKGGLAWALKKALMPIRQMFQAPLKGRSFVLLVIFYCISFGYYGLWMWFPELFARLEQGGSPCTNMTQQHSLRNQSCYPVKTAVYMEGFIIAASNLPGNIFTILMMDNMGGKILLSSSLLVSSLSVFLIYVVRTKYQSLILSCVFSGVSVVAWNALDVVGTELYPTHLRSSALGFFTGIGRVAAIMGNVVFGDLVDTNCAMPILLVSAFLLTGGLVAPLLPQTRNTDLT